One segment of Paenibacillus rhizovicinus DNA contains the following:
- the rnhA gene encoding ribonuclease H, translated as MAKQKFYVVWVGRQPGVYASWGECQEQINKFDDAKFKSYESRAEADEAYRGGWKKFWGQGGGAKAAGGSGAAKSGSGQFRRKPSAAEAEPGEIDYDSISVDVGTSGNPGPVEYKGVDTQTGEVIFAVGPVKKGTNNLGEFLAIVHALALLKQQGSSKTVYSDSMNALKWVKQKNVSTTLPRDASTVEIWDMVDRAVRWLQTNTYSNKVLKWQTKQWGEIKADYGRK; from the coding sequence ATGGCCAAACAGAAATTTTACGTCGTCTGGGTCGGACGCCAGCCGGGCGTGTATGCGAGCTGGGGCGAATGCCAGGAACAGATCAATAAGTTTGACGATGCCAAATTCAAATCGTACGAAAGCCGGGCCGAGGCGGACGAAGCCTACCGGGGCGGCTGGAAGAAGTTTTGGGGACAAGGCGGGGGCGCTAAGGCCGCCGGGGGTTCCGGCGCCGCGAAGAGCGGGAGCGGCCAGTTCCGCAGGAAGCCTTCCGCTGCAGAAGCAGAGCCGGGCGAAATCGACTATGACAGCATTTCCGTAGACGTCGGCACGAGCGGCAATCCGGGTCCGGTGGAATATAAGGGCGTGGATACGCAGACCGGCGAAGTGATTTTCGCGGTCGGGCCCGTGAAGAAGGGAACGAACAACCTCGGCGAGTTTCTCGCCATCGTCCACGCGCTCGCGCTGCTGAAGCAGCAGGGCAGCAGCAAGACGGTGTACAGCGATTCCATGAACGCGCTCAAATGGGTGAAGCAGAAGAACGTCTCCACCACGCTGCCGCGCGACGCGTCGACCGTTGAAATCTGGGACATGGTCGACCGCGCGGTCCGCTGGCTTCAAACGAACACGTACAGCAACAAGGTGCTGAAGTGGCAGACGAAGCAGTGGGGCGAAATCAAGGCGGATTACGGGCGGAAGTAG